A single Vulcanisaeta distributa DSM 14429 DNA region contains:
- a CDS encoding 50S ribosomal protein L23 — MIVRFVLTEKSLRLAERENKITIIVPRNASKKEIRDYVEKTYNVKVEKVNTLITMTGEKKAYVKLAPEYNAYDLLSRLGLV; from the coding sequence ATGATCGTGAGGTTCGTACTAACAGAGAAGAGCCTTAGGCTTGCTGAGAGAGAAAATAAGATAACGATTATTGTGCCGAGAAATGCCAGTAAGAAGGAGATTAGGGATTACGTGGAGAAGACGTACAATGTTAAAGTTGAGAAGGTCAATACATTAATAACGATGACTGGAGAGAAAAAGGCATATGTCAAGTTGGCCCCCGAGTACAACGCATACGACCTCCTCAGTCGTTTAGGCCTTGTATAA
- the pdo gene encoding protein disulfide oxidoreductase produces the protein MSATPFEKPQGTVEVPHIEVDEETKEIIKEILSQMKNPVEILFFTSNTCGNRDTNWCVPTEELLDLLAELAPPGKLILKKIKYEENSDAFTKYNVEPQRVPVIYLLDGAIKYLGAPLGEEVRAFIETIVRISVGETKLRPRTKKGLEALVNSGGGKRVEVMTVVTPSCPYCPYAVLMANMFAYDSKGKVVSITVEAYEESDIADMYQVTAVPTVVLKREDQEVGNVEFIGVPPESDLLKKVLDYSGVNLQ, from the coding sequence ATGTCCGCAACACCCTTCGAGAAGCCACAAGGCACAGTAGAGGTGCCGCACATAGAGGTTGATGAAGAGACTAAGGAAATAATAAAGGAAATACTCTCACAAATGAAGAATCCAGTTGAGATACTATTCTTCACAAGTAATACCTGCGGTAATAGGGACACGAATTGGTGCGTACCAACGGAGGAATTACTAGACCTACTAGCCGAACTGGCGCCACCGGGCAAGTTAATACTGAAGAAGATAAAGTATGAGGAAAATAGCGACGCCTTCACGAAGTACAATGTTGAGCCACAAAGGGTCCCAGTTATATACTTACTTGACGGTGCGATTAAGTACCTGGGCGCGCCACTTGGTGAGGAGGTTAGGGCGTTCATAGAGACGATAGTGAGGATATCGGTTGGTGAGACAAAGTTGAGGCCGAGGACGAAGAAGGGCCTTGAGGCATTAGTGAATTCAGGTGGTGGTAAGAGGGTTGAGGTGATGACGGTCGTCACGCCGTCGTGCCCGTACTGTCCATACGCCGTTCTAATGGCTAATATGTTTGCGTACGATAGTAAGGGTAAGGTTGTTTCAATAACTGTGGAGGCGTACGAGGAGAGCGACATTGCGGATATGTATCAAGTGACTGCCGTGCCAACGGTAGTACTTAAGAGGGAGGATCAGGAGGTTGGTAATGTCGAGTTCATAGGCGTTCCTCCAGAAAGCGACCTATTAAAAAAGGTCCTTGATTACAGCGGTGTTAACCTTCAGTAG